Proteins encoded in a region of the Anguilla anguilla isolate fAngAng1 chromosome 10, fAngAng1.pri, whole genome shotgun sequence genome:
- the LOC118237523 gene encoding protein HIRA isoform X3: MKLLKPSWVSHNGKPIFSVDIHPEGTKFATGGQGEDSGKVVIWNMSPVLREEDEKNENIPKMLCQMDNHLACVNCVRWSNNGVYLASGGDDKLVMVWKRAAYIGPSTVFGSSSKLANVEQWRCVTILRNHTGDVMDVAWSPHDVWLASCSVDNTIVIWNARKFPEMVTALKGHTGLVKGLTWDPVGKYIASQADDHSLKVWRTMDWQLETNITKPFNECGGTTHVLRLSWSPDGQYLVSAHAMNNSGPTAQIIERDGWKTNMDFVGHRKAVTVVKFNPKIFKKKQKNGSSPKPSCPYCCCAVGSKDRSVSVWLTSLKRPLVVIHDLFDKSIMDITWTLNGLGILVCSMDGTVAFLDFSQDELGDPLNEDEKNSIHQNIYGKSLAITTEPQLSTTIIENPEMLKYQQDKEPAARRSAPGLEAQATKLTSVVNGESLEDIRKNLLKKQVETRTADGRRRITPLCIAQLDTGDFSPALFNSVPILPGSSMSSQLTPQLSSDSSTANSLGLRPAQDPPSAPPGKPPEEPKDGSVSASAPAVNSTAMKTSLLLTSAAKMEPMKALDSRFTERSKATPGVTISSAVSVGSLDRVKDVSTLKDSKSKDDTSSDSEDKIAAVKSLSFNKRKAELDSPEVVEKKKKGRPRKDSKMGVPVTQQALLQAPPSTEKESVRVAPPVALFKLPTPTPQKAFSLQISVEPSLYIEVENEVSTVGGVRFSRLRCTREGRDWDTLLASRILTAAGSSDVIAVACEDRMLSVFSACGRRLLPAILLPAPMSALHCSASFVMALTACATLSVWDVQKQSVLVKNESLQTILSGTDSTVSQSLLTPQGVPVISLSNGKSYCFSSSLETWALIADKQDLLVQCADYRTCLPSQDAMVTTGPLALMQGRTLNAGRLASRLSSVPLHLQQGVTLAYLESQLASALALRSSEEYRHWLLIYARFLVNEGPEHRLRELCKDLLGPVHRSTSSAWDASILGLRKRELLLEVLPVIGQNLRFQRLFTEYQDQLELLRNK; this comes from the exons ATGAAGCTATTGAAACCAAGTTGGGTCAGTCACAATG gAAAGCCTATATTTTCTGTGGACATCCATCCAGAAGGAACCAAGTTTGCTACTGGCGGGCAGG GAGAGGATTCTGGAAAGGTGGTGATATGGAACATGTCCCCAGTCCTCCGGGAGGAGGatgaaaaaaatgagaacattcCCAAGATGCTTTGCCAGATGGACAATCACTTAG cctgtgtgaactgtgtgcgCTGGTCCAACAATGGCGTGTATCTGGCCTCTGGAGGCGACGACAAGCTGGTGATGGTGTGGAAGAGGGCAGC GTATATTGGACCCAGCACGGTGTTCGGGTCGAGCAGCAAACTGGCGAATGTGGAGCAGTGGCGGTGTGTGACTATCTTGAGGAACCATACAGGGG atgTGATGGACGTGGCGTGGTCCCCTCATGATGTGTGGCTGGCGTCCTGCAGCGTGGACAACACCATCGTCATCTGGAACGCCCGCAAGTTCCCCG AGATGGTGACCGCGCTGAAGGGCCACACCGGCCTGGTGAAGGGGCTCACCTGGGACCCCGTGGGCAAGTACATCGCCTCCCAGGCTGACGACCACAGCCTGAAGGTGTGGAGGACCATGGACTGGCAGCTGGAAACCAACATCACCAAGCCTTTCAATGAG tgcggaGGGACCACTCATGTCCTGAGGCTCAGCTGGTCTCCAGACGGTCAGTATCTAGTCTCCGCCCACGCCATGAACAACTCGGGCCCCACGGCGCAGATCATCGAGCGGGATGGCTGGAAGACCAACATGGACTTTGTGGGCCACCGCAAGGCTGTGACTGTGGTG AAATTCAACCccaaaatctttaaaaagaagcagaagaacGGGAGCTCTCCCAAACCCAGCTGCCCGtactgctgctgtgctgtgggcAGCAAAGACCGCTCCGTCTCCGTCTGG ctcaCATCCCTGAAGCGCCCCTTAGTGGTGATCCATGACCTGTTTGATAAGTCTATCATGGATATCACATG GACTCTGAATGGCCTGGGCATCCTGGTGTGCTCCATGGATGGCACAGTGGCGTTCCTCGATTTCTCTCAGGACGAGCTGGGGGACCCCCTAAATGAAGACGAGAAG AACTCCATTCACCAGAACATCTATGGGAAGAGCCTGGCCATCACCACCGAACCCCAGctgtccaccaccatcatcGAGAACCCCGAGATGCTGAAGTACCAGCAGGACAAGGAGCCGGCCGCCCGGCGCAGTGCCCCCGGCCTGGAGGCGCAAGCAACCAAGCTCACCAGCGTGGTCAACGGGGAGTCCCTGGAGGACATCCGTAAG AACCTGCTGAAGAAACAGGTTGAGACGAGGACGGCGGACGGGAGGAGACGGATCACCCCGCTTTGCATTGCTCAGCTGGATACCGG GGATTTTTCGCCTGCCCTGTTCAACAGCGTTCCCATCCTTCCCGGCTCCTCCATGTCGTCCCAGCTGACCCCCCAGCTCTCCTCTGACTCCAGCACGGCCAACTCGCTGGGCCTGCGCCCCGCCCAGgaccccccctctgccccccctggAAAGCCCCCAGAGGAGCCCAAAGATGG cagtgTTAGTGCCTCTGCTCCAGCAGTGAACTCCACCGCCATGAAGACTAGCCTTCTGCTAACCTCTGCAGCCAAGATGGAGCCGATGAAAGCGCTGGATTCCCGATTTACTGAGAGGTCAAAGGCCACACCGGGGGTGACAATCTCCTCTGCCGTTAGTGTAGGCTCGCTGGACAG AGTGAAAGACGTCAGCACTTTAAAGGATTCCAAATCCAAGGACGACACCAGCAGCGACAGCGAGGACAAAATTGCTGCCGTCAAATCACTGAGCTTCAACAAGCGAAAGGCGGAGCTGGACAGCCCAGAGGTggtggagaagaagaagaagggccGGCCCAGGAAAGACTCTAAAATGGGCGTACCGGTGACCCAGCAggccctgctgcag GCCCCCCCGTCCACAGAGAAGGAGTCTGTGCGTGTGGCGCCCCCTGTGGCCCTCTTTAAGCTGCCCACCCCTACGCCACAGAAGGCCTTCTCCCTGCAG atCAGCGTTGAGCCCTCGCTGTACATCGAGGTGGAGAACGAGGTGTCGACGGTGGGCGGGGTTCGGTTCAGCCGGCTGCGCTGCACGCGGGAGGGGCGGGACTGGGACACGCTGCTGGCCAGCCGCATCCTGACTGCAGCAGGGAGCAG tgatgtcatcgcaGTGGCTTGTGAGGACCGCATGCTGTCGGTGTTCTCTGCCTGTGGGCGGCGGCTCCTCCCAGCGATCCTGCTGCCGGCGCCCATGTCTGCGCTCCACTGCTCCGCCTCCTTCGTCATGGCGCTGACCGCCTGCGCCACGCTGTCCGTCTG GGACGTACAGAAGCAGAGTGTTCTTGTGAAAAATGAGTCCCTACAGACCATCCTATCAG gCACGGACAGCACAGTTTCCCAGTCCCTGCTCACCCCACAGGGCGTGCCTGTGATCAGCCTGTCTAACGGGAAGTCCTACTGCTTCAGCTCCTCCCTGGAGACCTG GGCCCTGATAGCAGATAAGCAGGACCTGCTGGTGCAGTGCGCGGACTACAGAACCTGCCTGCCCTCTCAGGACGCCATGGTTACCACCGGACCTCTCGCCCTCATGCAGGGCCGCACTCTGAa TGCAGGCCGTCTTGCCTCCAGACTGAGCTCGGTGCCGCTCCACCTGCAGCAGGGCGTGACTCTGGCGTACCTGGAGAGCCAGCTGGCGTCTGCGCTCGCCCTGCGCTCCAGCGAGGAGTACCGCCATTGGCTGCTCATCTACGCCCGCTTCCTGGTCAACGAAG GTCCTGAGCACAGGCTGAGGGAGCTGTGTAAGGACTTGCTGGGCCCGGTGCACAGGTCCACCAGCAGCGCATGGGACGCCTCTATTCTG GGCCTGCGGAAGagggagctgctgctggaggtgctCCCGGTCATCGGGCAGAACCTGCGCTTCCAGAGGCTGTTCACGGAGTACCAGGACCAGCTGGAGCTTCTGCGCAATAAATAG